The genomic region TACTCAACACGCCCCCTCACACGAGGCGCAGATTACTGCGAGCACGGTCCCAACATCAATGACCGGGCGTGGTCCCAACATCTATAAccgtagctctgataccatgtgaaATAATAGACTTGAGCCCAATTCAACCTCAAAAGTTAACTCAAGGGGATGAGGAACCCAAGCTATTATAAGCACCACAATATTTTGGTGCCTAGCCGATGTGGGATGAGAATTATATTACTCAACATTTGTCCAAAGTTGTTAACCGGgttcaatgtttttttttttttttaacttttgacTTGGACAAATCACATGGATTTTCGGCGTAAAAATATACCTTTAGTGGCAGCGTAGACAGAACCAGCTGAGATGTTGACTAGACCTGCAACAGAAGACATAAACACAATGCTACCATTTCTAGAATCCTTTAAAAGGGGATGAGCAAGTTGAGATATGTGATAACAAGATTCTAAATTGGTAGCCATAACCGTTGAGTACTCTTCTTCAGTCCACTCTGTCGTAACAAATTTAAGTAGATTTGTCCCAACATTGTTTATCTACAAGAAACAACTATGTTGAGATAATTGTGTTCAAACAACAAACTGACTaataatttctatttttattttatataattgaaAAGCTTACTAGTATGTTAAGTTTTCCATTAAAAATGGATGAAACTTTTTCTAGAAGATGTTCACGTTGAGGACGAGAAGTTACATCGCACACAGATCCAGTAACAAAGCCTTTAAGAGACCATTCATGTAAGCGTTGGTTAAGTTTAACCTCGTCGCGTGAACAGATGTGCACCCTGGCCCCAAACTTGGCCAGTTCCTCAACCACGGCGTAGCCAATTCCGTACGTACCCCCGGTGACAAGAGCAGTCATTCCTTCAAGAGACCATCTTGAATCTCTAGTCATCGTCAGTATGTTTACAGAGACTTATTGTCGGTGATTTGTAGTAGTCTTCTTTTCAAGTTTCACTTGGTTTTATATATCTACATATGTTTCATCGCTTTCTACATACATGTatcaagtattttaatataattttgtagtTACCTAGGGACTATTTTTTTggggaggtgatactcacacaccagttgttgatccatacacacttttcacaataaaacttacaattatatccttagATTTATCTTGGGACTTGAACCTCTATTATTGTAAATAAGGACATAATAGTCAATTAGGTGTGTATGGATCAATATTGAGTGTGTGAGTATCATCTCCCATTTTTTTTGTGGGGTGCAGTTAAATTGACAAATATTATAAGTATACATACATATAAGATAGTATAAGATATGTTTAACTACATTGTTTGCATTGGCCGCCTTTTGATTCGATTTCCATAATTGTCGTGCATAGGACATGGGATATTACACATGAAATTGATTACGTTAATTACTAGATTAGGTGTGAATATTTGATTCATTATTATAGGTGGTGAAGGACTATAACTTAACCTCAAAACCATCCCATAAATTAGGGCAAACTATGGAGAACTCTGTTTTTCTGATAAAAAAAAATGCTATTCATCGACTCTCATGCTATTTAAAGAACATTGTATTTATTT from Rutidosis leptorrhynchoides isolate AG116_Rl617_1_P2 chromosome 9, CSIRO_AGI_Rlap_v1, whole genome shotgun sequence harbors:
- the LOC139869411 gene encoding tropinone reductase homolog At5g06060-like isoform X2, with protein sequence MTRDSRWSLEGMTALVTGGTYGIGYAVVEELAKFGARVHICSRDEVKLNQRLHEWSLKGFVTGSVCDVTSRPQREHLLEKVSSIFNGKLNILINNVGTNLLKFVTTEWTEEEYSTVMATNLESCYHISQLAHPLLKDSRNGSIVFMSSVAGLVNISAGSVYAATKGAKNQLAKNLACEWAKDNIRINSVAPWFTSTPLVEPVLIDKDFIDKVVSRTPMRRVAETNEVSSLVAFLCLPAASYITGQTIAVDGGFSVNGFP
- the LOC139869411 gene encoding tropinone reductase homolog At5g06060-like isoform X1, whose translation is MTRDSRWSLEGMTALVTGGTYGIGYAVVEELAKFGARVHICSRDEVKLNQRLHEWSLKGFVTGSVCDVTSRPQREHLLEKVSSIFNGKLNILINNVGTNLLKFVTTEWTEEEYSTVMATNLESCYHISQLAHPLLKDSRNGSIVFMSSVAGLVNISAGSVYAATKGAKNQLAKNLACEWAKDNIRINSVAPWFTSTPLVEPVLIDKDFIDKVVSRTPMRRVAETNEVSSLVAFLCLPAASYITGQTIAVDGGFSVNGFPFQPPLIPKSTLKP